Proteins from a single region of Lepus europaeus isolate LE1 chromosome 4, mLepTim1.pri, whole genome shotgun sequence:
- the SNX16 gene encoding sorting nexin-16 produces MATPYVPVPMPIGNSASSFTANRNQRSSSFGSISTSSNSSKGQLEDSNMGNFKQTTVPDQMDGTSSVCSSPLIRTKFTGTDSSIEYSARPRETEEQNSERVNFEERPSTPTILGYEVMEERAKFTVYKILVKKNAEESWVVFRRYTDFSRLNDKLKEMFPGFRLALPPKRWFKDNYNADFLEDRQLGLQAFLQNLVAHKDIANCLAVREFLCLDDPPGPFDSLEESRAFCETLEETNYHLQKELLEKQKEIESLKKLVNDQQLHIDTLENRIRTLSLEPEESLYMSTTEVNQVLKMESSALEGDQDVLDEESRADSKPCLSLSEPDSAISEIEVAEVAYSAEED; encoded by the exons ATGGCCACTCCTTATGTCCCAGTTCCTATGCCCATAGGAAACTCGGCTTCCAGTTTTACAGCCAACAGAAATCAAAGAAGTTCTTCTTTTGGCAGTATCTCAACAAGTTCAAACTCTTCCAAAGGCCAGTTAGAAGACTCGAATATGGGTAATTTTAAACAGACAACTGTTCCAGATCAAATGGATGGTACTTCATCTGTTTGTAGCAGTCCCCTCATTAGGACTAAATTTACAGGTACAGATTCTTCCATTGAGTATTCTGCTAGACCTagagaaactgaagaacaaaattcTGAAAGAGTAAATTTTGAAGAGAGACCATCTACACCTACTATCCTGGGTTATGAGGTGATGGAAGAAAGAGCTAAATTTACT GTGTATAAAATACTTGTaaagaaaaatgcagaagaaagCTGGGTAGTTTTCAGAAGATACACTGACTTCTCCAGGCTTAATGACAAA ttaaaaGAGATGTTTCCAGGCTTTCGATTAGCACTTCCACCAAAACGATGGTTTAAGGATAACTACAATGCTGACTTCTTAGAAGATAGACAATTAGGATTACAAGCATTTCTTCAAAATTTAGTAGCTCATAAGGACATTGCTAACTG ccTTGCAGTGAGAGAATTTCTTTGTCTGGATGATCCACCAGGTCCATTTGATAGCCTAGAAGAAAGCAGG GCTTTCTGTGAAACTTTAGAAGAGACTAACTACCATTTACAGAAAGAActacttgaaaaacaaaaagaaatagaatcacTGAAGAAACTGGTCAATGATCAACAGCTTCACATAGACACATTAGAGAATAGAATCAG AACATTGTCTTTAGAACCTGAAGAATCGCTGTACATGTCAACAACAGAAGTTAACCAGGTCCTAAAGATGGAGTCCTCTGCACTTGAGGGTGATCAAGATGTCTTAGATGAAGAATCTAG agctGATAGTAAGCCATGCTTAAGTCTTAGTGAACCTGACAGTGCAATATCAGAGATAGAAGTAGCAGAAGTGGCATACAGTGCTGAAGAAGACTGA